In a single window of the Coffea eugenioides isolate CCC68of chromosome 3, Ceug_1.0, whole genome shotgun sequence genome:
- the LOC113765435 gene encoding guanine nucleotide-binding protein subunit gamma 2-like, with protein sequence MMDMVSSSEANNNEQNARNPTTTSSSSSSPLPAVVVSSSSSSSLRGGETRHEPRPLSGIGGVGGTHPGFMGKHRMTAAIGYLDQQIQIIQEELDQLDTLGQSSVVCKELITSIESVPDALLPETKGPVETGWDRWFQGGHGSRNRKKWI encoded by the exons ATGATGGACATGGTCTCATCTTCAGAAGCAAATAATAATGAGCAAAACGCACGGAACCCCACAACAACATCCTCCTCCTCATCATCACCATTGCCGGCGGTAGTAgtctcatcatcatcatcatcatcactacGAGGAGGAGAAACTAGGCATGAGCCAAGACCTCTTTCTGGGATAGGAGGAGTGGGAGGCACTCATCCGGGTTTCATGGGAAAGCACAGAATGACAGCTGCCATAGGCTATCTTGATCAGCAAATCCAAATCATCCAG GAAGAACTAGACCAGCTCGATACACTGGGTCAATCGTCTGTCGTTTGCAAAGA GCTTATCACCAGCATTGAGTCTGTTCCAGATGCTCTACTTCCTGA GACTAAAGGCCCTGTGGAGACTGGCTGGGATAGATGGTTTCAAGGAGGCCATGGCTCGAGAAATCGCAAAAAGTGGATTTGA
- the LOC113764491 gene encoding pentatricopeptide repeat-containing protein At3g20730 isoform X1, with protein sequence MNSFQFMIIGTNLKEGTRFLLLFLTGHANKFPIYQSRLMPRYASLRSTATSPCTAGKLREALAFFSSGPRPPDYSFYLKLLQLCIGTNAERQGHSTHGHLIINGFRSNVHLNTKLIIFYSKLGDMVNARKVSDNMLERSVVSWTALISGYSQNGELEEALKVFSEMHKDGVRSNQYTYGSALRACTGLVCLDRGKQIQACAQKSRFVENLFVQSALVDLYSKCGRMEDAFSVFSSMMERDLVSWNAIIGGFVIQGFHDNAFYMFHLMLREAIGLLPDYFTFGNVLRACVGLGKVGLVHGFIIKLGFASHSSLTGSLIDAYVKCGSVDNARHLYKNMQNKDIISCTALITGYAHNGKNINEAVQLFNEVRLMHVAVDNIVLCSLLSICANTASLLLGKQIHCLALKYPTHKDVAMGNALIDMYAKSGEIGDAKHIFDEMEEKNIITWTTLITGFGRNGYGNEAVSLYKKLEDEGLKPNYVTLLSLLSACSHSGLTGEGWTCFNKMVSNYNISPTAAHYSCLVDLFARRGYLEEAYTLMQNMNIEQNATLWSTILGGCYIHGNTYLGEVAAKHLVKVEPENSANYVVIAGMYAAAGLWDSSRMSWKSMEQRSLLKAPGCSCFESASNTVALPSP encoded by the exons ATGAACTCTTTCCAGTTTATGATTATTGGTACCAATCTGAAGGAAGGAACAAGATTTCTTTTGCTGTTCCTAACTGGTCATGCCAACAAATTCCCAATCTACCAATCAAGGTTGATGCCTCGATATGCATCTCTACGTTCAACTGCGACGTCACCATGCACTGCAGGAAAGTTACGAGAAGCTTTGGCATTCTTTTCTTCTGGACCAAGGCCTCCAGATTATTCTTTTTACTTAAAACTTCTGCAACTGTGCATTGGCACGAATGCCGAAAGACAAGGTCATTCAACTCATGGACACCTAATAATAAATGGCTTTCGTTCCAACGTCCATTTAAATACAAAGTTGATCATATTTTATTCGAAATTAGGTGACATGGTAAATGCTCGTAAGGTATCTGATAACATGCTTGAAAGGAGTGTGGTTTCTTGGACTGCCTTGATCTCGGGTTACTCTCAAAACGGAGAATTAGAAGAAGCTCTCAAGGTGTTCTCTGAAATGCACAAGGATGGTGTTAGATCCAATCAGTACACTTATGGGAGTGCCCTACGGGCTTGCACCGGGCTAGTGTGTTTGGACAGAGGAAAGCAGATTCAAGCGTGTGCCCAGAAGAGTAGGTTTGTGGAGAATTTGTTTGTTCAAAGTGCACTGGTTGACTTGTATTCAAAATGTGGGAGAATGGAGGATGCTTTTTCGGTTTTCAGTTCGATGATGGAGAGGGATTTGGTATCTTGGAATGCGATTATTGGTGGTTTTGTTATTCAAGGATTCCATGACAATGCATTCTATATGTTTCATCTAATGCTAAGGGAAG CAATAGGTTTGCTGCCGGATTACTTCACCTTTGGAAATGTTTTGAGAGCCTGTGTTGGACTTGGAAAAGTTGGTCTGGTACATGGTTTCATCATTAAACTAGGTTTTGCATCACATAGTAGTTTGACTGGTTCTTTGATTGATGCCTATGTAAAATGTGGTAGTGTCGACAATGCAAGACATCTGTACAAAAATATGCAGAATAAAGACATTATATCATGCACCGCATTGATCACAGGATATGCCCACAAtggtaaaaatatcaatgaGGCTGTGCAACTCTTCAATGAAGTACGTCTGATGCATGTAGCAGTTGATAATATCGTGCTCTGTTCTTTGCTCAGTATATGTGCAAATACAGCTTCTTTGCTCTTGGGGAAACAAATACATTGTCTTGCATTAAAGTATCCAACTCATAAGGATGTGGCCATGGGTAATGCTTTGATTGACATGTACGCTAAATCAGGAGAGATAGGAGATGCAAAGCATATTTTTGATGAAATGGAGGAGAAAAATATTATTACTTGGACAACTCTCATTACTGGCTTTGGAAGGAATGGCTATGGAAATGAGGCTGTTTCACTTTACAAGAAGTTGGAAGATGAAGGATTGAAGCCCAATTATGTGACATTACTGTCTCTTCTTTCAGCGTGTAGCCATTCTGGTTTGACCGGTGAAGGATGGACGTGTTTCAACAAAATGGTGAGCAACTATAATATTTCTCCAACAGCTGCGCACTATTCTTGTCTTGTAGACCTCTTTGCACGCAGAGGATATTTGGAGGAAGCCTATACTCTGATGCAAAACATGAATATTGAGCAGAATGCGACTCTATGGAGTACGATTCTTGGTGGATGTTACATTCATGGAAATACTTATCTTGGTGAAGTAGCTGCCAAACATTTAGTGAAAGTTGAACCCGAGAACTCGGCCAACTATGTGGTTATTGCAGGAATGTATGCTGCTGCAGGCTTATGGGACAGTTCAAGGATGAGCTGGAAATCCATGGAACAAAGAAGCTTATTAAAAGCTCCAGGTTGCAGTTGTTTTGAGTCCGCTAGCAATACAGTTGCGCTTCCTTCACCATGA
- the LOC113764491 gene encoding pentatricopeptide repeat-containing protein At3g20730 isoform X2 gives MNSFQFMIIGTNLKEGTRFLLLFLTGHANKFPIYQSRLMPRYASLRSTATSPCTAGKLREALAFFSSGPRPPDYSFYLKLLQLCIGTNAERQGHSTHGHLIINGFRSNVHLNTKLIIFYSKLGDMVNARKVSDNMLERSVVSWTALISGYSQNGELEEALKVFSEMHKDGVRSNQYTYGSALRACTGLVCLDRGKQIQACAQKSRFVENLFVQSALVDLYSKCGRMEDAFSVFSSMMERDLVSWNAIIGGFVIQGFHDNAFYMFHLMLREGLLPDYFTFGNVLRACVGLGKVGLVHGFIIKLGFASHSSLTGSLIDAYVKCGSVDNARHLYKNMQNKDIISCTALITGYAHNGKNINEAVQLFNEVRLMHVAVDNIVLCSLLSICANTASLLLGKQIHCLALKYPTHKDVAMGNALIDMYAKSGEIGDAKHIFDEMEEKNIITWTTLITGFGRNGYGNEAVSLYKKLEDEGLKPNYVTLLSLLSACSHSGLTGEGWTCFNKMVSNYNISPTAAHYSCLVDLFARRGYLEEAYTLMQNMNIEQNATLWSTILGGCYIHGNTYLGEVAAKHLVKVEPENSANYVVIAGMYAAAGLWDSSRMSWKSMEQRSLLKAPGCSCFESASNTVALPSP, from the exons ATGAACTCTTTCCAGTTTATGATTATTGGTACCAATCTGAAGGAAGGAACAAGATTTCTTTTGCTGTTCCTAACTGGTCATGCCAACAAATTCCCAATCTACCAATCAAGGTTGATGCCTCGATATGCATCTCTACGTTCAACTGCGACGTCACCATGCACTGCAGGAAAGTTACGAGAAGCTTTGGCATTCTTTTCTTCTGGACCAAGGCCTCCAGATTATTCTTTTTACTTAAAACTTCTGCAACTGTGCATTGGCACGAATGCCGAAAGACAAGGTCATTCAACTCATGGACACCTAATAATAAATGGCTTTCGTTCCAACGTCCATTTAAATACAAAGTTGATCATATTTTATTCGAAATTAGGTGACATGGTAAATGCTCGTAAGGTATCTGATAACATGCTTGAAAGGAGTGTGGTTTCTTGGACTGCCTTGATCTCGGGTTACTCTCAAAACGGAGAATTAGAAGAAGCTCTCAAGGTGTTCTCTGAAATGCACAAGGATGGTGTTAGATCCAATCAGTACACTTATGGGAGTGCCCTACGGGCTTGCACCGGGCTAGTGTGTTTGGACAGAGGAAAGCAGATTCAAGCGTGTGCCCAGAAGAGTAGGTTTGTGGAGAATTTGTTTGTTCAAAGTGCACTGGTTGACTTGTATTCAAAATGTGGGAGAATGGAGGATGCTTTTTCGGTTTTCAGTTCGATGATGGAGAGGGATTTGGTATCTTGGAATGCGATTATTGGTGGTTTTGTTATTCAAGGATTCCATGACAATGCATTCTATATGTTTCATCTAATGCTAAGGGAAG GTTTGCTGCCGGATTACTTCACCTTTGGAAATGTTTTGAGAGCCTGTGTTGGACTTGGAAAAGTTGGTCTGGTACATGGTTTCATCATTAAACTAGGTTTTGCATCACATAGTAGTTTGACTGGTTCTTTGATTGATGCCTATGTAAAATGTGGTAGTGTCGACAATGCAAGACATCTGTACAAAAATATGCAGAATAAAGACATTATATCATGCACCGCATTGATCACAGGATATGCCCACAAtggtaaaaatatcaatgaGGCTGTGCAACTCTTCAATGAAGTACGTCTGATGCATGTAGCAGTTGATAATATCGTGCTCTGTTCTTTGCTCAGTATATGTGCAAATACAGCTTCTTTGCTCTTGGGGAAACAAATACATTGTCTTGCATTAAAGTATCCAACTCATAAGGATGTGGCCATGGGTAATGCTTTGATTGACATGTACGCTAAATCAGGAGAGATAGGAGATGCAAAGCATATTTTTGATGAAATGGAGGAGAAAAATATTATTACTTGGACAACTCTCATTACTGGCTTTGGAAGGAATGGCTATGGAAATGAGGCTGTTTCACTTTACAAGAAGTTGGAAGATGAAGGATTGAAGCCCAATTATGTGACATTACTGTCTCTTCTTTCAGCGTGTAGCCATTCTGGTTTGACCGGTGAAGGATGGACGTGTTTCAACAAAATGGTGAGCAACTATAATATTTCTCCAACAGCTGCGCACTATTCTTGTCTTGTAGACCTCTTTGCACGCAGAGGATATTTGGAGGAAGCCTATACTCTGATGCAAAACATGAATATTGAGCAGAATGCGACTCTATGGAGTACGATTCTTGGTGGATGTTACATTCATGGAAATACTTATCTTGGTGAAGTAGCTGCCAAACATTTAGTGAAAGTTGAACCCGAGAACTCGGCCAACTATGTGGTTATTGCAGGAATGTATGCTGCTGCAGGCTTATGGGACAGTTCAAGGATGAGCTGGAAATCCATGGAACAAAGAAGCTTATTAAAAGCTCCAGGTTGCAGTTGTTTTGAGTCCGCTAGCAATACAGTTGCGCTTCCTTCACCATGA
- the LOC113765572 gene encoding PRKR-interacting protein 1, with product MSSGGGRGSRAMVSVAAGDLQVVATSEKPPRPPSSSSLSSSSNALVEYTPPAPNPEEEDLEVKLRRIIDCVPVRVSNTSGSSAGSGSGDFHQYRQMRRKEQDRLARMDVDHQKRKEIAEFNMRREERLKAAEERTAKKRMKRQKKKQRKKEKKTKVNDGGAEHKKDESSDDDADSNDEVDM from the exons ATGTCGtcaggaggaggaagaggaagtAGGGCGATGGTGTCAGTTGCCGCCGGCGACTTGCAAGTGGTAGCGACGTCGGAGAAGCCGCCTCGTCCTCCGTCTTCGTCGTCACTTTCTTCGTCATCCAATGCACTGGTAGAGTACACTCCGCCAGCTCCTAACCCCGAGGAGGAGGATCTCGAGGTCAAGCTCCGCCGTATCATCGACTGCGTCCCCGTTCGTGTTAGTAACACCTCCGGTAGCTCTGCAGGTTCTGGCTCCGGTGACTTCCACCAG TATCGGCAAATGAGACGTAAAGAGCAAGATCGACTTGCGAGGATGGATGTGGaccaccaaaaaagaaaagaaatagcaGAATTTAATATGAGGAGGGAAGAAAGATTAAAAGCTGCGGAGGAGCGCACAGCAAAGAAACGAATGAAAcgccaaaagaaaaaacagagaaagaaagagaagaagacCAAAGTAAATGATGGGGGAGCAGAACATAAGAAGGACGAATCCTCAGATGATGATGCAGATTCAAATGATGAAGTTGACATGTAA
- the LOC113765301 gene encoding reticulon-like protein B11, whose protein sequence is MGDSHRHSSSVHQALGCGSVADVLMWRRWGTSAAVLVGSTTLWFLFERAGYNLLTFISNVILLLVVILFFWAKSASLLNRPLPPLPDLVVSEETVTKAADVTRGWINNVLLIACDIAIGGNLKLFVQVAAGLWLVSYIGSFFNFLSLLYIGVLLSLSLPFLYDKYQDQIDTKLVVAYDSVQVQYRKLDHKLLRKIPGMLNKEKKTQ, encoded by the exons ATGGGAGACTCTCATCGGCATTCTTCTTCAGTCCATCAAGCTCTTGGCTGTGGTTCTG TTGCTGATGTGTTGATGTGGAGGAGATGGGGTACAAGCGCTGCCGTGCTTGTGGGTTCAACCACTCTTTGGTTCCTTTTCGAACGGGCGGGTTATAATCTTTTAACCTTCATTTCCAATGTCATCTTGCTTCTCGTTGTTATACTCTTCTTCTGGGCTAAATCTGCATCGCTTCTTAATAG ACCTCTACCTCCTCTTCCTGATCTGGTGGTTTCGGAGGAAACTGTGACCAAGGCTGCTGATGTTACGAGAGGGTGGATTAACAATGTGCTGTTGATTGCATGTGACATTGCTATTGGTGGGAACTTGAAGCTCTTTGTTCAG GTTGCTGCAGGATTGTGGCTGGTGTCATACATTGGCAGCTTTTTCAACTTTCTTTCTTTGCTATACATTG GGGTTCTTCTTAGTCTCTCGCTACCTTTTCTGTATGACAAGTACCAAGATCAAATCGATACCAAGTTGGTGGTGGCTTATGATTCTGTTCAGGTGCAGTACAGAAAGCTTGATCATAAATTGTTGAGAAAGATTCCAGGCATGCTGAACAAGGAAAAAAAGACACAATAG